The genome window ataaggtatatttatacattttctttttcaaaataccaaacagatcatgcattttagccatgcctcatttcgctctattttgaccacgcccccctgcaaaggagggggccgagttaggagtgtcatgttaccatgctgttaccatgccacgcaacctctctcattcccctgattggtggagagttggccatataggcggagctcctcgtcactgacgtcagactattttcaaatctgtatcagtctgtatcagatccgttaaaGCCCCGTTTTTACAgattttgggtatggaggaaaatagagagggttgtgttttctgacacttcggggacacatattcatgtaaaagacgtacaaaggtgcattttgcatgataggtcccctttaatggaTGATATCGCAAAAAACTAACCTTTATATACACTTATGACTTTGTCTCATTGGCCACCCTAATCAAATCTTCACCATGCTGAATGGTGTCAAGAGTTTGTGTACCGTCTGACTATGATGACTCATCCTGCCTGATATTCCTCACAAGGTTCACTGGTTGGGGCATCTGAGGTTAATTGCATGAGAAAGGagtaaacacattttatttcttTTGAAAAACAAGCGCAAGTTACGGAATAACATTTTCTCTTTTCCTGGAATCCCTGCTGGCACAACACGTGTATGTATCCAAAAAGCAGAAAGAGAAATTATACTTTCCAAAACGCACTGATATGATAAACAAAGTTGTAAACTGACAAAAGTTTAGTGGGTACATTTTACGCAGCTTTATGTGCTTGTCACAAAAGCAGTGTTCTTATCAACTCTACACAGTAAGTGAATGTGTCACTGCTCCCCATCAAAAGGAAGCAGCTTTTAGTGATGCCATGCTCCACAAAACACTCAAAATGCTCGTCTATGCTTATAACAGGAAAGTACGctgaaataaacatgtaatgtgTCATTTGCGGAAGTCATACACATACGGAAATGAATTATCTGCTCCCTGCAGCCTACTCAACCCTGATACTGTGTTTATATCATTATGACACGAGGGATTTTAAGACACTGTCCGGCAATGCAATGCATCCACATGGATCAGAGAAATAAGAGGAAAAGGGCAGGGGTAACAGAGCCCCTGTACAAACAAGAAAGGGGATGGAAAATGTATTTGCTTTCCTGTGCACATGTAAAGCCCCAAGGGGAATAAGAACAAATAGAAATGCATTTGAATAGTTCTGTCCACAGTCTACTTTAGAGGACTTCTGTGATGAATGCAGATGTTTGATTGCTACCAAACTTGTGTAGGCTTTATGGACACATTTGACATATTTCAAATTATCCTGAATAACAAGAGTGCACTCCAGTGGAGATTGTTGAAACTACACATTGTCACACAATTCAATGTACATGGGGGAGATTTGCTGTTTTTCCTCATTTGACCATTTATTACAGCAAATGTAGACCTATGGCCAATATTAAGCACGTCAATGCAGTGACTTAATCTGGTTAGTGTGACATTTAATTTTCCTCCAATAACTAAAGAAACTAAGGtgcaaaccatagactgtatatgatGCAAACACACCAGCATTTATTTTGTTTCGTTGTCCTCTTCAAATTGGTGACACATGTTTATTGTTGCTGTAATTAATTAGTcaaataacaaaaaaataataaataaatgtttagtGGAGAGCCATTGTATTTGTTATTTTATCTAGGCTTTTTTTGTGTATGTGCAAATAAAAGAACGAGATTATTAATCCATTCAAAATTATTAATCAATTCGACAATCAATGAAACAGTCCTAAAGTATTGGTTAGCATACAATATTATGATTTAGttttgaatgtatgtaagtcgctttgattattattattgaaattaaATAGATAATAGTCAAATGTTTTACATTCTAGGACAGTTAAAGGACTGCCATGGTGGATATTATGTGCAGGTTGAGCCCTTACACTCCAGAACAGTAGGTGGAGATATCTGATGCTGTGCAGCTAGTTGTGATCTGACATACTACAGaagaaaaaaagcacaacaaacaaCCAGGAAGTGTCCGTTTTTCAGATGTTTTCAGCATGGATGTGTAATGAGAACGTTTTCAGTCGTGCCAgttatacaattaaatcaactaTGTGAAAGTCCCGGCATTGGAAATTGTTATTCGGACGTGGCTTGGTTTTAAGCTCAACAATGTGAGATAATATGTGGCACTTCACGTGAATTAAGAAGGGATGAGATAGATTCAAAACTACCGACAAGGAAGAGAGGAACTAAGAACTGCCAGAAGTCCGAAGGTCGACTTAGTAACCCTTCATTACTTTTCTTCTACAAAACATGATGAGGTGTGGCGTAACAAAGTCAGCTCTTCCTTCTTCACTAATGTGGCGACTTTCATGGGTCTGCCTTTGTGAGCTTACTCAACTTTAGCTTCTGGAGTTTGCCTCGAAAGAGTTTGAAGGAGTGAGGAAAATGGACGAACCGATAACTATCAGCTCTGACAGTGATACAGACGACTCTGATGTGGAATTCATCGATTGCTTCAGTAACGTTGTGAAGCTGGATGACCCGCTGACGGCGGCGAGGGTGGATGTCGATACTGTCAAAGTCAACATCCCAACGGTGAGCTAACAAGCTAGCTGCTCGAGCGTTGCTGTAGAAACGGTTGCTAACTGACTGTTAAAGTCTTGGATATGTCGAAGGAGCAACAGCTACTTCATTTTTGCGTAACTTTACCAAAAGCCATTACATTCTCCTTTGTAATTATGTAATTATCCACATCATTCATTTGACATATCGTTTCTGTTTACTTTTCCCTTTTCTAGCTTTACATTGACCTCTCAAATACTAGATGGACTTTTCCAGAGCTGAAGTCGCGCAAAAGACTTGTGGAATTGCCCAAAAGTCTTGTGGAATTGCCCGAGACCAATGTAGTTAACCGGACAAAACCAGCATTGAAGAATTTCTCACCGGATAACTCTGAAACGAAAATACCAAacaaacacaatttaaacctacGGACGAGGTCTTCAAGATACCCAACCGTTAAAGCACTGAAGCAGGACTGTGGACATGTAAAGCCAAAGAAGAGATGTTTGGATTCTCAAACACAACTTCAAATGGCCCATTATAGCAAAGCATTTGTCAAATTAAGACGATTGGCTGTTCTTGAAAGTCATGTTGCAGATCTGAAAACATTAAAGTGTTCTGTATTGTTAAACAAAGATTGTACACAAATGTCCCTGCACCGTGGTCAACAAGACCTCAACGTTGAAACCCCAGAATGCAATAGTAATTTATCTACCACTTTAAATGGTCCTCACATGGATTCCTCACTGGCTGAGTCTCCTTCTAAGGTGGGTGAATCTCttatcagacaggaggaaaacGAAAACGGCACACAGTTAAATGCTGAAATATCTCAGCATCTAGAGGGCCCAGCTGACCCTCCCTGCTCAGATAAAGGGTGCTCTGTTGAGACCTCCAAGGAGCACAGCACTCATGAAGGCGAAAGGGATGACTTAAGCTCATTCATAATGATCTCCTCTCCAACATCCCCTTCTTTATCTCCAGATAAAGCAGAACATTCACAACAACGAGAAGTACTGTGCTCTAAACTAAAACAAATGAAATTGGACAAAGCTGAATCTATGCACAGCTTTCTCGCTGATCCCTCGTTCCCCAGCTCTCCTCCCACTGGACCAAACCCTTGTGAGAATGTTGTCTGTGACTCTCCATCCCACACAAGTCCCATATCTCATAACCTTATGAGGCACATCAACCCAGCAACAATCTCTGAGAATACACCAGCTGGAACTATATCTGAAGGGCAATCAGAGGATGTTAAGGCTGATGACGCCTCAAACCGCTCTGACGTCTTGCTCCATGGCATCCATGATGAACCTTTTATTTCAGTGGCAAATGAGGACATGGATGACACATCTTGGGCCGGGACATACGGAGACTATTGCAGCCCAGGGCCTTTTATTTGGCAAGAGGGGAGTGACGGAGACGAAGTTAACAAAGAGAGCAGGTTTGATTTGGACTTTAGGGCAGCCAGTAGAGAGGACAGGCACTTTGTGTGCCCAATTGAACTCAGGAAAATAATGTTTGGACATGCTCAAGCCCTGGTAAGAGACCGTTTTccaaatatttaaacatttgacACTTGATTATATAGGCTAATTATATAAGATTGACTattcttattattatgtttttatttttagccTGATGAGGAAGATGAAGATTTTGGAGCTCCTGAGGTGCTATGCCGCCAGAGCCTGGGTGTGGTTTACACTACCATTGAAGAAAAGCTCACAGAAGGCACTTTGCAGCACTTATCTGACCTGCTGCAGCCTGGTTACTATCCCCCCAAGGATATCACCTCCCACCTGCTGCGTGGCGTTCTGCTCGACCACCAGTGTCCTTATCACCGCTGCGTGCAGGCATTTAACCTGCTGATGAGGACACAGAGGTGAGGGAACCAGGGGAATAAGAGTTAATAATATGGTTTTATTTGTTGCCTTTCGTATTTCAATTCTTGATCTATCCTTTACGTCCTCTCTTTCATTTTGTCTTTCTGGTTCCATCTTTGACTTCAGAGATTAAAGCTGCTTTCTGATTGCAGACACCACATGGCTGATACAACTTCAGCTCCATGGGACTGGGAGTTGTTGACCTCAGTCATGGCCAATCAGGTACTAAACTACCAGATAGCAATATTTGTGAAAAAACAGAAAAGCTGGTTGATATATCACATGATATTACACTTTTCCACTGGTGTTGTTTAACAAGACTATGTTAAATGAGATTTGGTTGTAACGTGAGAAGTGGGTTTAAAACAACTTTTGTGTCAATGTATTTTAAGAAGCACAAAAACAAATTGCCAAAGTACTGTTGCATTGTTGATGACCAGTGCAttatgcaggtctcccttgaaaaagagatcattgatctcaatgggattttaactggataaataaaggttttgaattgaatgacaTCATTAGGGAAACATATTCAGTTTTTCTGCTCactgttacagaagtaaacagacATATCGCAGcttgtctgtgttttctgtgaactgatattgtCCCTTTCTGTGCTTCTAAATTCCTAAGGACTGTATACAGAAGTATCGGAGGGAGGTTGTGCGTATGCTCCTGGATTATGTTGTGCAGACTTTGGAAGATGACTTTCAGGCCAAACGCTCTATCTCTGCCCTCCACCACTCCATCGCCAAGACAACGTTGTCATGCGATGAGCAGTTCCCACACATCAGGTGCATACCGTTTTCTGTTGAAACTGTGAGGAAGCTGTAGTTTTATGATGCCCTTGAATTATCGTTTGTCTTGTAACAGTGATCACATGTGGCTTAACAGTGGCATCTGCTATTAAATACACTACTAAATAGCTACGTGTTAGTGGTTGTTTGGCCTAAACCTCACCTCTTTTGTTGTAAACTAAACTTATAGCTGCCTTACAAGAGTTAACACCCAAGCAGTCCTTTTGACAGATTTGATATTCTTTGTTATTTCAGGTTAAATTACAGATTGCTAAATCAGTATTACAATTCGAGAAGCCTGTTAATTTAAACAGAACTACCAAAACTCACTTTTTGTTACAGTCCACATTTTGAAATATACAATGAAATATTACAAAACCAATTTGTCAGCACAATAACATTGTAGTTTATAAAGACATGCATTCTTGTTATTTCTAGGGAGATCATCAAGTGGCTCTTTGCTGCCATTAGGGAATCAACAGAGCCTGGAGACAGTAGAGAAGCAGCCAGAGAGAGGGATGAACAAACCCGGTAATATacacattttgaaatatattttttgaTTACATTGTCTTACGCATGGATGTACCATTATGGCTGCTTCTATGTTTTTCAAGTTATCAAGTTTTGGTCCCTTTGTCCCGTTCAGAATGGTGTCGACCTTCCAGAGGATGTTGACCTTGGCTCTGGAGGTGGACCGCTCTCCAGCTCTAACCTCTGCCAAGCTGTCCCAGGAGCTCTTCCACATACTCATCAGCAATACACCTCTACGagcacacaggtgaggaggacaGATGGGATGTTTTGTATCACGACTAAGGGAAAGTTGAGAGGGAGAAAGTACATTGAGTCACTGGAATTATTGTAGACGTATGAAGGTGTCAAAtggtatttgttatttaatttgtaCATCCAGTAAATGATTTATAGTGTATTGATATGgcttttaataaaaaaagatataacaatttgtaaaatatcctgaAAAGTAAAAATAACAAATGAGTGGAATCAATGTCACTGTCTGATGATTAATAAATCTAATGATGTAAATGACTCAAACTGTTCATAAATGCTGTAAATTGATTAATTATGCAAAATGGATTTCCTCTGTTGAACATGGGTTTTCTATGTTTTAGTTCATTTAAATTGAAAAGATGCTTAACAATAAATATAAGTGAGAATGAAACGGATATACATTTTGAAGTCTATATCATAACATGACACAGGATTTTCTttcatgtaataataataatttctatacagtttaaacattttaattgcattgtttgaatgtgaacgtatttcagacttccatggATAGTCTTTCCATTAATCCATTGAGTAATTAATGGTCAAATAGAGTACAAATTGAAATGATTCTAATGGCACTATGCGTCTCTTTTACCTACTTTTCCAAGCCATCTCTGATTTATCTGTTTCTGACGACCAGGATGTTGTTGCTGGAGAGCCTGCAGAGCAAGCTGCTGAGATGTAAGCTGTTGGAACAACTGTTGGACTATTCATGCCCACTGAAAATCACTCTGCCCATGTCGCTCAGTCTTCTGCTTCACTTTTTGAAACACTGCACTCTGGCACCAGACCCTTCGGTGAATATCACTCTTGCATCTTGTTTTCATCTAAGCTTAACCTCCACCCTTTGCTATTCACAGATGTGAGGGTATTAACACATCTCCTTAACAATAAAAGATTGCTGAATTGAAATGTAAAGATAGTGAAAACATCTTAGGTACATGTCATATCCCCAGTAGGGATTTAGAATGcatattttatgttattttggggAATCTGAAAATTAAGAGTTTGATACAACATCGTAACTGGCTGTCCATGACTGTTCTCCAGGATGGTACTGAAAGGTGGCAGAGGTGGGAAGAGTTGGTACATCTTCTCTGGATGTTGCTGCTCAGCTACAACAAAGCAATGAAAGGTGAGAAGTTGGTCAATTCCAGTACATCTCATAACAACGTTTGCAGCTATAATCATGACATTTCTCCCTGTAAAGTCTGTGAAATGAAGGAGAACATATATGTTTATAGTGACAATGCTAGTTGTCTGAAGTTAGCTTTCCAGTGTTCTACTGCAAGGAAGCAGACAGTGCTTGAATCCTGTGGGAAACCTCAGATTGCATTGAATATGCAAAATGTGTAGCAGTACCacatttttgtgttttttaatcTATAATAACTATTTTGGATTCTCTGTATtgaatacactttttttttagtcATGTTATGCCAAATTTGACCAAATAGGTTCTTGGTGAACTTTGTACATATTTCCTGAGCTTTGTCCTTGATTTTTCTTCCCCACTGTAtaaacatttttgtattttcattatATTTAAAGTATAGTTGTGAAAGTGTTTTAACCACTGATGTCAGTGTAAATGATTTGTGCAGAAGAATGCTTCTGAGACATGGGTTATAATAAAAATCTGACAAAGAATGTTACAATCTGATGCCCCTTAATACAGTGTACCATAATTCTGACTATTAAAACATTCCAACAATTTAGtagtaaaaatgtaaataactTCACTTGACACTTCCAAGCAAACTTTGATTTTCTACTAACAATTGTATCTGTTATACCCAGGCTATCTGAGCAACTCTATCTCTGAACAAAGAGGCAGGGTTGGCAACTTGGTCTACAGACCAGATGATATGGTATCAAAGCCCGCCATTTGTGATGCCATGCAGGCCTTCCGTTCCAGATCGCAGGCTGACCTCGGCCAAACCTTACCTCTCCATGTTGAAGAGTCCCTCACTTATCTACAGGATCACCTGCTAGATGTCTGTCAGTGTTGAATTAAAAACCGTTTGTTGGACGAACTATAAAGCATTAGGTCTACAGAACAGATGATATGGTATCAAAGCCTGCCATTTGTGATGCCATGGAGGCATTCCGTTTCAGATTGCAGGCTGACCTCGGCCAAACCTTACCTTTCCAtgttgaagagttgctcacttaTCTACAGGATGACCCGTTAGATGTCTTTCAGTGTTCAACAAACTATTCTCAGTTTGTTGTATGGACTATAAAGCATTAGACTaagttattatttatttatttattacatttattgGTTTGAATTCAATTGTTTTTAGAATCTGAATAAAAGCCGAGCCTTGTCTGGTCTAATGCAATTAAACTATATTGACTACTGTCATCTCTTAATAAATTACCATCATTTTCGAACCTATATCTGCTTCTCATCAACCACAATATTTACTTTATCTTGTCATACAAATGCAGTACACATTATTGATTCCACTACATGTACTTTAACTCTGCTAAGTATTACAAATGTGTAAACACGCAATGATAAATTAAACTGCTACTATTTCCATCCATTTTATGATCGATCACTCATCACCAAAGATTGTATTTACTCTGGTTCAACAGCTGGTTGGGCCGTCTACGCGCCGACCAATAGGATCACGCGCTGTTATCggcagagaaaaaaaaaatccttcaGTCGCCATGATACAGCAGCGGAAACGGGTGCGAAGTAGCTAGAAAACAAAAGAGAACACGCAGTGGTCCTCGCTATTTGGTATGCTCTTGCAGGTAAAAAGGCAattcatcctgttggacctaaACTGTTTTCACTAATTTCACCCAAATGTTATGTAGATGTTCGAAGCGTGTTTGTGGTTTTCCGAAGTAAAGACTAGTTTAAATGGGAAGTCGGTCAGCTTCGAATAATTGGGATCTGATAGCTTATAGCTAACAAGCTAACTCAAGCTAAGCTAAATAGCTCACAATTGCTTGCAACCCCAGCGTTGTGTAGCGTTGTGAGCTTGTTAGCTCACAGTTTATCTCAATCTCAATAGTGATTCTTGCTACTGGAGGCTAGCTAGCAGCAGCTAACTAATGCGCTATTTCGTGGCCTAGTTACAATGCGCAAGTCAGTGCTTTGCTATtatgtaaacaatatttgtGCAGTATATTTTTGTCATTTAGCTTCTTTTTAGCTTACCCATTCGGACAAAGCATTACAATCAGTGAATTGATTGGTCAATTTACCCAATTCCGCGTGTCCGTTTGCAATCTTTGGTAATTAGCAAGCGAGCTAGCTTCTAGCTATTTTAACGTTAGCGTCTGTTATGTATAGTTTGATAGCCAACGTTACCTATTTAGGTTAAGCTAGGCTAATCAGTTAGCGACCACCGAGAGGAAACATCTACCAATCGTATTTTGTCCTAACATGTTTACTGTTTTGGAATATGGCTTTTAAGTTTAGCTCTTTTAACGAGGGAATTCTTTGTCGTTTATTGTTAACACAGTCAAGTAGTTTGCTATCTTGCTACGTTGCTGATTTAATGTTTATTATGTAACGTTAACGTAAGTAATGAAATCACAGCCTCATAAGAAGCAATTTAGTGTTGGTTGTCAGTTTGATTATAGTACTCCAGGCGGTTAAATTACTGTTTTTATTCAACCATATCTCGAACAAAcgtgttgtttgtgtttgaatATGGCAACATTTAGTGCTAACATGTGTGCATGAGGTATTTTGGTTAAAGGCTCAAGCAAACACGGTTAACTGAACTAAACCACCATTAACCTTATTAATAGCTTTAGTCTGAGGACACAATTACTTAATTGATTTACAAAGAGCCCACCATTGGATAATTTTTACTATTTCCATGCACATTTTTTAAAAGCACAAATATGTATCTAGTGTTATAGGAATGCCCAAGGAAAAATATGACCCGCCGGATCCCAGGCGGATGTACACAATCATGTCCACTGAGGAAGCAACAAACGGGAAGAAGTCATACTGGGCTGAGCTGGAAATCAGCGGTGAGTATTATCGTAGAACTCCTAGCGTTGTTGATAATTGTCTTTAATTCATACCAGTCAGACATATCTCTTTATTTTTGCATATAGATTACGCACAGTAGGCAGTTTTCCTACATTCAAAAAGTCCTATTACTGCATTGTcactttttaaatatgaagtGGGTAAATCAATGTAGCTCGGCACATAGGTCATTTAAAGAGCTGCAACTAAGGATGACTTTTTATCTTTTACTCTCTTGATTAAGCAGTTTGCCCATGTTATTTCTTGGTAATTCGTGAGTTTGAACCATTTATTTCAATTGGGGAATGTATGCAGCCCTACAATTATGCTTGAGCATCATCTAATAATTGTGAATCAATCAACCCTGTTCATTGCAAGGAGAGGGGTCATACTTGGCTTTAAtcctcctgtgtgtgtgcatttcccCCTGTCTCACAGGCCGAGTGAGGAGTCTCAGCACATCCCTGTGGACTCTCACCCATCTCACTGCCCTGCACATCAGTGACAACTCATTGTCACGCATCCCGCCAGACATTGCCAAACTACAAAACCTGGTGTACCTGGATCTCTCATCCAATAAGATCAGGAGCCTGCCGGCCGAGCTCGGCAACATGGTGTCTCTCAGGTTAGTTAATCACAGCTAAACATGTACCCCCTAATTTAGGCACAATAGAAAGGAAGACTAGTTATTTCCATTATGGCAAagtgatataaaaaaaaaaagtatttattgtAGATCCATTGAATATCTGCCCATATGGTTCCATATACATTTCAAATTAACAATGAATCTGAAGTTAAACAGGCAAATGTTTTTGGGCAACTGTATTTGAACAGGAATAAAGTTGGTTGTTTCTCAGGAGGTTTGAATTCTAATGATCAAATTCCCCTATGTCCTCCACAGGGAACTGCTTTTAAATAACAACCAGTTGCGGGTTCTGCCATTTGAATTGGGGAAACTGTTTCAGTTACAAACACTGGGGTTGAAAGGTGAGTGGCTCACCGAGGTTATTTTGTAGCCATTCTACCCTTGAAATGTCTTTGTTGTGTTGGCGACGATTCAGACTGATTTGCTTTTCCTTCACCAGGAAACCCACTTGCACAAGAAATTATGAGCCTCTACCAAGAACCCGATGGCACGCGGAGACTGCTCAACTACCTGTTAGACAATCTGGCAGGGGCTATCAAGCGCAGTAAGTACCCCTCTGTCTGAACGTTTTGAGACCCGACACGATTTACATATTGCCAGTTGTTTCTATATACCAAAAATATAGGTACATTAGTAGTTAAAAATGGGTTCATTGTAGTGCTGCACGATTAATCGAAAAAAGATTGTGATCTCGATTCAGACACCGATGCGATCTCATTTCTAAATTACGGCGATCCTATGACGTCAAGctgatttttttacattttttaattattttgcttctgaataataccaacttgcaatgtcaatcatacttaaacgatgtaaagcaaatatactctatacatttaacattaaagtaccatgatcgcatccaaatggtagtgttctgtctgtctctcctcctctcatgccgtgttaacgctgcagccactcgtgttgccagtttttgcggaaggaataagcaaccaggtctatgaaaacaagcgcaaaagaacatgagcactttaaacctatatATGTCGGTTCAACAAGCACACAACCGCAACAACTATTATTACTTACTACCAAGCAACTTTACAGAAAGATAAGCCCAATGTGGCTTATAATAAGTATACCTGGCaacactcactgactgcagcacgtgagggcaggagccggcagtatgtttacagaagcgttagcattagcactgattagcaaagagtgacgagagcgactagtagtacaggaaaaacagaaatgagtgacgaggacaatgacaacaacaccgatgaaaatcccggtggcgactctggcgagagtgagacggaagttgtgcttgtgccgaaaaaagtagatggactgtgctagtagctaggcagctagcctttatttacatttattctgaagctgtaactttatgttctgttccgtttttatattcagtactgactgcagtatttaagttaatccttttgattcagtgacattactactcagtggagtctagcactttgtttaagtttatgtttttttcagtacaagaaccttttaagtgcagtagttgaactgggtgctagccggctaggctttttttatattattattctaaagctgtgactgttttgtttttatattcagcactgtggtgaggtattttgagtaactgaagtgcattcctccctgtaacaaacaggttggtgttgttgtacagtagttgggtgtcctgtcactgtgaacaggtgctactgcaaagtttacattttgttattataAAGCTGCAAAAATTCTATTGTTTATGTTCAGCACTCGGGCAGCAGCAATatctttatttgagttactgtaTGTTTTGTTACCAGGGAGACTTGAGTTTAAGTCAAGCACTTTGTTTAAAGCCACAGTAGTTGGCTGTCAAATTCATTTTAATTACTCTATGTTTTTGCTACAAGAAACTGAGACTTGGATTTAAGTCCAGCACTTTGATGTTGATGGTGTCTGTTAAGCCACAATAGTTGCCTCCAGGTtccacattttgaatgtagtaatgtttgttcagtattcagcaactacaggctaaagacaaagttatgtttttgttacaagagagacaaatgttgtctgtttaaattcatTGTACTCATGTGACGTCTAAGAGAAAGAGTGcaataaatattttcattgaaaCGATGAGAATCGTGATCTCAATTCTTATGGAGGAAAATCGTGCAGCACGAGTTCATTGTGAACCTGACAGCTTAATGTGCCCCTTAGCTTCTTTGCATTCATTTTTCACCTGGTcacaaatattaaatatttgttgttctttGCTCAGTACCAACAGAGCAGCCCCCAGCCCGGTCATGGATCTCAATCCAGGAACCCGACAGG of Pseudochaenichthys georgianus chromosome 10, fPseGeo1.2, whole genome shotgun sequence contains these proteins:
- the simc1 gene encoding uncharacterized protein simc1 isoform X2, with product MDEPITISSDSDTDDSDVEFIDCFSNVVKLDDPLTAARVDVDTVKVNIPTLYIDLSNTRWTFPELKSRKRLVELPKSLVELPETNVVNRTKPALKNFSPDNSETKIPNKHNLNLRTRSSRYPTVKALKQDCGHVKPKKRCLDSQTQLQMAHYSKAFVKLRRLAVLESHVADLKTLKCSVLLNKDCTQMSLHRGQQDLNVETPECNSNLSTTLNGPHMDSSLAESPSKVGESLIRQEENENGTQLNAEISQHLEGPADPPCSDKGCSVETSKEHSTHEGERDDLSSFIMISSPTSPSLSPDKAEHSQQREVLCSKLKQMKLDKAESMHSFLADPSFPSSPPTGPNPCENVVCDSPSHTSPISHNLMRHINPATISENTPAGTISEGQSEDVKADDASNRSDVLLHGIHDEPFISVANEDMDDTSWAGTYGDYCSPGPFIWQEGSDGDEVNKESRFDLDFRAASREDRHFVCPIELRKIMFGHAQALPDEEDEDFGAPEVLCRQSLGVVYTTIEEKLTEGTLQHLSDLLQPGYYPPKDITSHLLRGVLLDHQCPYHRCVQAFNLLMRTQRHHMADTTSAPWDWELLTSVMANQDCIQKYRREVVRMLLDYVVQTLEDDFQAKRSISALHHSIAKTTLSCDEQFPHIREIIKWLFAAIRESTEPGDSREAARERDEQTRMVSTFQRMLTLALEVDRSPALTSAKLSQELFHILISNTPLRAHRMLLLESLQSKLLR
- the simc1 gene encoding uncharacterized protein simc1 isoform X1, coding for MDEPITISSDSDTDDSDVEFIDCFSNVVKLDDPLTAARVDVDTVKVNIPTLYIDLSNTRWTFPELKSRKRLVELPKSLVELPETNVVNRTKPALKNFSPDNSETKIPNKHNLNLRTRSSRYPTVKALKQDCGHVKPKKRCLDSQTQLQMAHYSKAFVKLRRLAVLESHVADLKTLKCSVLLNKDCTQMSLHRGQQDLNVETPECNSNLSTTLNGPHMDSSLAESPSKVGESLIRQEENENGTQLNAEISQHLEGPADPPCSDKGCSVETSKEHSTHEGERDDLSSFIMISSPTSPSLSPDKAEHSQQREVLCSKLKQMKLDKAESMHSFLADPSFPSSPPTGPNPCENVVCDSPSHTSPISHNLMRHINPATISENTPAGTISEGQSEDVKADDASNRSDVLLHGIHDEPFISVANEDMDDTSWAGTYGDYCSPGPFIWQEGSDGDEVNKESRFDLDFRAASREDRHFVCPIELRKIMFGHAQALPDEEDEDFGAPEVLCRQSLGVVYTTIEEKLTEGTLQHLSDLLQPGYYPPKDITSHLLRGVLLDHQCPYHRCVQAFNLLMRTQRHHMADTTSAPWDWELLTSVMANQDCIQKYRREVVRMLLDYVVQTLEDDFQAKRSISALHHSIAKTTLSCDEQFPHIREIIKWLFAAIRESTEPGDSREAARERDEQTRMVSTFQRMLTLALEVDRSPALTSAKLSQELFHILISNTPLRAHRMLLLESLQSKLLRCKLLEQLLDYSCPLKITLPMSLSLLLHFLKHCTLAPDPSDGTERWQRWEELVHLLWMLLLSYNKAMKGYLSNSISEQRGRVGNLVYRPDDMVSKPAICDAMQAFRSRSQADLGQTLPLHVEESLTYLQDHLLDVCQC